The Pochonia chlamydosporia 170 chromosome 1, whole genome shotgun sequence genome window below encodes:
- a CDS encoding FAR-17a/AIG1-like protein (similar to Metarhizium robertsii ARSEF 23 XP_007820415.1), giving the protein MGRHHLQRFASPSPSLSLLIHLAGVASLGKSFHFLLSWDTPLAESHGWYFQFLTIIGLALSLSVFALASVADITGNTALFELKNLISIVATPLEVLISTLYWGICAIDTSLIVQPGFELSTWVDIGFHLAPAVLLTLDLVLFSPPWTISGYGMMSLSTAFAFSYWYWVEVCFSKNGWYPYPMFELLTTGQRALLFTVSAGLVTVFSSILKWVYGVVNGNEQARREAHKPLKKVQ; this is encoded by the exons ATGGGTCGGCATCACCTTCAGCGTTTCGCATCCCCATCACCCTCCCTTTCCCTACTCATCCACCTTGCTGGCGTCGCGTCTCTAGGCAAAAGCTTCCACTTCCTTTTGAGCTGGGACACTCCCTTGGCCGAGTCGCACGGATGGTATTTCCAGTTTCTGACCATTATTGGTCTGGCACTCTCGCTGTCAGTATTCGCACTGGCTTCCGTTGCTGACATAACGGGGAATACGGCATTGTTCGAGCTTAAGAATCTGATTTCAATTGTTGCTACGCCCCTTGAGGTCCTCATTTCGACGCTGTATTGGGGAATCTGTGCCATCGACACATCTCTTATAGTTCAGCCTGGGTTTGAACTGTCCACCTGGGTCGATATTGGATTTCACCTGGCGCCTGCTGTTTTGTTGACGCTGGACCTGGTTTTGTTTAGTCCGCCGTGGACAATCTCTGGGTACGGCATGATGTCATTGAGCACTGCATTTGCATTTTCGTACTGGTACTGGGTTGAGGTGTGCTTTAGCAAGAACGGCTG GTACCCATATCCTATGTTCGAGCTGCTCACCACTGGCCAGCGGGCGTTGCTCTTCACTGTCTCTGCTGGACTTGTGACGGTTTTCTCAAGCATCTTGAAATGGGTCTACGGCGTGGTTAATGGAAATGAACAGGCTCGACGAGAGGCTCACAAGCCTCTGAAGAAGGTTCAGTGA
- a CDS encoding FMN dependent dehydrogenase (similar to Cordyceps militaris CM01 XP_006671503.1) codes for MSGNGDDEPVPYAQYLKSILEKGILLGTPPVVTTNPNSLEEQAKKIMPKKGWEYIKGGAGEASTMDADRLAFRQWKIVPRVLTPTTPRDLSTTLFGERYDTPVLMAPIGVQSWYHDDKEIGTATACANLRVPFTLSTAASTNIEELVEKVPQGPKWFQLYWPLDEEITASILSRAKTNGFKVLVVTLDTWTLAWRPYDLDPASVPFIVGEGDEVGFNDPVFRRKFAERTDGETPEESKVQAGMYWCSEVFPGVSRSWEDLKILKKYWDGPIVLKGVLSVEDAKLAVQHGMDGVIVSTHGGRQLDGAVGSLDVLPDIADAVGDKITVMIDSGIRTGADVLKAVALGAKGVFLGRPVVYGLGIDGAAGAEAVIAGILADFDLTMGFSGAKTIGDIKRSLLKKVSYPGDVKANL; via the exons ATGTCTGgaaatggcgatgatgaaCCCGTCCCTTACGCCCAGTACCTCAAGTCCATCCTGGAGAAGGGCATCCTGCTGGGCACGCCACCCGTGGTAACCACCAATCCCAACAGCCTCGAGGAGCAAGCCAAAAAGATCATGCCCAAGAAGGGGTGGGAATACATCAAAGGTGGCGCCGGAGAAGCTTCCACAATGGATGCTGATAGATTGGCCTTTCGGCAATGGAAGATTGTGCCCAGAGTGTTGACGCCTACCACACCTCGAGACCTGAGTACTACTCTGTTTGGCGAGAGATACG ATACACCCGTCCTCATGGCCCCCATTGGAGTCCAGTCATGGTACCACGACGACAAAGAAATCGGAACAGCAACCGCCTGCGCCAACCTCCGCGTCCCATTCACCCTCAGCACAGCAGCCTCCACAAACATCGAGGAACTCGTCGAAAAGGTACCCCAGGGCCCCAAATGGTTCCAGCTCTACTGGCCGCTCGACGAAGAAATCACCGCCTCCATCCTCAGCCGCGCCAAGACCAACGGCTTCAAagtcctcgtcgtcaccCTCGACACCTGGACGCTCGCATGGAGGCCCTACGATCTGGACCCGGCGTCTGTGCCCTTCATCGTCGGAGAAGGCGACGAGGTGGGCTTCAACGACCCCGTCTTCCGTCGAAAGTTTGCTGAGCGCACGGATGGCGAGACCCCCGAGGAGAGCAAGGTGCAGGCGGGCATGTACTGGTGCAGCGAGGTGTTTCCCGGCGTAAGTCGCAGCTGGGAAGATTTGAAGATTCTGAAGAAGTACTGGGACGGACCCATTGTTTTGAAGGGCGTGTTGAGCGTCGAGGAcgccaagttggctgtgcaacatggcatggACGGGGTGATTGTCAGTACGCATGGGGGCAGACAGCTGGATGGCGCGGTGGGATCGTTGGATGTTCTGCCGGATATTGCGGACGCTGTGGGCGACAAGATTACGGTTATGATTGACTCGGGGATTCGGACGGGCGCGGATGTGCTCAAGGCTGTTGCGCTGGGTGCGAAGGGGGTGTTTTTGGGGAGGCCGGTGGTGTATGGGCTGGGGATTGATGGTGCTGCGGGTGCAGAGGCGGTTATTGCTGGTATTTTGGCGGATTTTGATCTCACCATGGGCTTTTCGGGGGCGAAAACTATTGGAGATATTAAGAGgtcgttgttgaagaaggtttCTTATCCTGGTGATGTCAAAGCCAACTTGTGA
- a CDS encoding DNA replication complex GINS protein sld5 (similar to Metarhizium acridum CQMa 102 XP_007810127.1) — protein sequence MDIDDILREVDPTSHSIHPSTRDLQLLTRRWVAERSAPELLDWPSDGFLERINDRIKAQIEKVEDMTGDMDPKTNFALIVIQTELERYKFLVRSYLRVRMSKIDKHTLHYLSTQELRDRLSPTELAYATRHQALLHNHYLSSFLGSFPQQLQNLNDTAGNISMVDAPDLDTAVFIRMLAGRDVHGDGTDADVTLAAEEGDVLILRWSSAKALVEDGDAELV from the exons ATGGATATCGACGATATCCTCCGCGAAGTCGACCCCACCTCAcactccatccatcccagcACACGCGATCTTCAACTCCTGACGCGTCGATGGGTAGCAGAACGCTCAGCCCCCGAACTACTAGA CTGGCCATCAGACGGATTCCTAGAACGCATCAATGACCGCATCAAGGCGCAGATCGAAAAAGTGGAAGACATGACAGGCGACATGGACCCCAAAACCAACTTTGCCCTCATTGTAATACAAACCGAACTGGAGCGGTATAAATTCCTCGTCAGAAGTTATCTACGAGTGCGAATGTCAAAG attgacaAACACACGCTGCACTACTTATCTACACAAGAGCTACGGGACAGACTGTCGCCCACGGAACTAGCCTACGCAACGAGACACCAGGCCCTGCTGCATAATCACTACTTGTCGTCGTTTTTGGGCAGTTTCCCCCAGCAGCTGCAGAACTTGAATGACACGGCGGGGAATATCAGCATGGTGGATGCGCCTGATTTGGATACGGCGGTGTTTATTCGCATGTTGGCGGGTAGGGATGTTCATGGGGATGGGACGGATGCGGATGTTAcgttggcggcggaggagggcgaTGTCTTGATTTTGAGGTGGTCGAGTGCGAAGGCTCTCGTGGAAGACGGGGATGCGGAACTTGTGTGA
- a CDS encoding U3 small nucleolar RNA-associated protein (similar to Verticillium alfalfae VaMs.102 XP_003005003.1), with product MANKADEWASDQESSESELSSDAGSDNLPSAKKTVAIFDKDSDEEELERLVLGNKAGFRENLFKNGILDDENDADTDFQMGDAGAGGLEDVDDADLFVLDTGASGASKSLVTAPKAEQGDAPAWEDSDDDRLVVSLAGTNRLRKLRMTEADDLVTGSEYSRRLRQQFLRLNPAPAWSKQTDGRPSKRRRRSSAASRSSSDSDGDSDSDVSAQPLEEFLRDVKQLAGLGSSKKRRLRPEVIDIQRTRDISDKHKSSVECLSFHPEYPVLLSASTASILYLHHIAPEAQPTPNPQLTSVQAKQVDVRRAEFLYPQGDKIFFGGRRKYFHHWDLPSGIVQKTTQITGHRLEHKTMERFKLSPCGRYMAIIASTRKGGGIINILSVASMQWIAAARLSSRHGIADFAWWSTGNGMTILGRDGQVGEYSMDTKSFVGLWYDDGCVGGIVIGLGGHGGPAALGEDRWVAVGSNSGITNIYDRSVLIASQTGDELVVKERPTPTRTFEQLITPVTVLTFSPDGQLLAFGSREKKDALRLVHLPSCTIYRNWPTEQTPLGRITCVAFGRESDLLAVGNDSGKIRLWHIRS from the coding sequence ATGGCGAACAAGGCGGATGAATGGGCTTCAGATCAAGAGAGCTCCGAAAGTGAGCTCTCTTCGGATGCCGGGTCTGACAATTTGCCCTCAGCCAAGAAGACTGTTGCAATTTTCGACAAAGATTccgacgaagaagagcttgagcGACTGGTACTGGGAAACAAGGCTGGGTTTCGAGAAAACCTCTTCAAGAACGGCATTCTCGACGACGAAAATGATGCGGACACAGATTTTCAGATGGGCGACGCTGGTGCGGGCGGTCTAGAAGACGTAGACGACGCGGACCTGTTCGTGCTGGATACTGGCGCAAGCGGTGCGTCCAAGTCGTTGGTAACTGCACCAAAGGCGGAACAGGGCGACGCACCGGCATGGGAAGACAGCGATGACGATAGATTGGTTGTTTCTTTGGCTGGAACCAACAGGTTACGAAAGCTGCGGATGACCGAGGCAGACGACCTTGTCACCGGCTCGGAATACTCCAGACGACTGCGCCAACAATTCTTGCGGCTAAACCCTGCGCCAGCGTGGTCAAAGCAGACGGACGGGCGACCATCTAAGAGGCGGCGACGCTCTTCGGCAGCTTCACGCTCGTCGAGTGACTCAGACGGCGACTCGGACTCAGACGTTTCTGCACAGCCTTTGGAGGAATTCTTGCGAGACGTCAAACAATTGGCGGGATTGGGAAGCTCGAAGAAGCGCAGGCTCCGGCCAGAAGTTATCGACATTCAAAGAACAAGAGACATTTCTGACAAACACAAATCATCAGTCGAATGCCTGTCGTTCCACCCGGAATATCCCGTCCTCTTATCTGCCAGCACAGCATCCATCTTATACCTGCACCATATCGCGCCGGAAGCTCAGCCCACACCAAACCCTCAACTCACATCAGTCCAAGCTAAGCAAGTGGACGTGCGAAGAGCCGAGTTCCTGTACCCGCAAGGAGACAAGATCTTCTTTGGTGGTCGCAGAAAATACTTTCACCACTGGGACCTCCCGTCTGGCATTGTCCAAAAGACGACGCAAATCACTGGCCACCGCTTGGAGCACAAGACCATGGAGCGCTTCAAGCTTAGTCCGTGCGGCAGATACATGGCCATTATCGCATCGACAAGAAAAGGGGGCGGTATCATCAACATTCTCAGCGTAGCATCTATGCAATGGATAGCAGCGGCGAGACTTTCCAGTCGCCACGGCATTGCGGACTTTGCATGGTGGAGCACAGGCAATGGCATGACGATTCTCGGCCGAGACGGTCAAGTTGGCGAATACAGCATGGATACGAAATCCTTCGTCGGGCTTTGGTACGACGACGGTTGCGTGGGCGGCATTGTCATCGGtcttggtggccatggcggtCCTGCCGCCCTGGGAGAGGACCGGTGGGTAGCCGTCGGTTCCAACAGCGGCATCACAAACATCTACGACAGAAGCGTGCTTATTGCGTCGCAAACGGGTGACGAACTCGTCGTCAAGGAAcggccaacaccaaccagaaCCTTTGAGCAGCTCATCACGCCTGTTACTGTGTTGACATTCTCCCCAGACGGCCAGCTGCTTGCTTTTGGCAGTcgagagaagaaggatgcgtTGAGGCTAGTGCATCTGCCGAGCTGCACGATATATCGAAATTGGCCAACCGAGCAGACGCCGCTGGGGCGTATAACCTGCGTGGCGTTTGGAAGGGAGAGCGATTTGTTGGCTGTGGGCAATGACTCTGGAAAGATTAGACTATGGCATATTAGGAGTTAG
- a CDS encoding IdgA domain-containing protein (similar to Neosartorya fischeri NRRL 181 XP_001260202.1) produces the protein MASTLMRAARPTMGLCKHRLNQTSPAHLSKPVCSHATRSGRFNGVADARGRRGFTSSSSSNGLPALTDWLRISDEVADAVAKNKPLVALESTIYTHGALSKDLPLEHEDLVRSLGGIPAIIAIVDGVPTVGVTGQEMIRMVESGKASKVSRRDISYLVGMGVAGTRMNGGTTISGTMLLAKLAGIRVFGTGGLGGVHRGGENSMDVSADLTELGRTRVAVISSGCKGFLDIPRTLEYLETQGCVVSTFADGREGKIDFPAFWARDSGVKSPSVVNTEKEAAAMILAQERLGIESGLMFANPIPERFAVPSDEMHAAIETAVSEANEKGFTGNANTPYILQRLRELCGDKVVSANKNLATANITRATNVAIELSRLLASEPRPAASSDNRFMPPSKPASNKTQNSTSSKSDVLVAGGVAVDLSCDYASSKSGDASPQQHTSNPASITQSIGGVGHNVALAAHLASSHTKVSFCSMVGDDIAGSTVLSSLQQSGLDTRYVQKLNSAEYPGSRTAQYVAVNDANRNLVMAMADMDIFTQHSFPDEWRSVLKATSPKWLVVDGNWSATSIREWIHIGKNHNTKVAFEPVSVAKSKGLFTPQSGIPKLDIFPHASVDMASPNTYELAAMYEVAKENGYLDSPEWFEVIDAFGMRGARERFVRLTSAKLTDAGVPVQCVNLLPYIPTLLTKLGSNGVLLTTILGRDDPRLRDRDAEEYILARAPPNHPTVGGIYMRLFPPAEKVDNIVSVNGVGDTFLGVLVSGLARGGSVEKLIDVAQKGAVLTLKSTQSVSPKLGVLEDKITKAISFR, from the exons ATGGCGAGTACACTGATGCGGGCTGCCCGGCCGACGATGGGCCTATGTAAGCACAGGCTGAATCAGACGAGCCCAGCTCATCTATCAAAGCCTGTCTGTTCTCATGCCACACGTTCTGGGAGATTCAACGGTGTCGCGGACGCCAGGGGTAGACGGGGTTTCACAAGTAGCTCTTCATCAAATGGCCTGCCGGCCTTGACAGATTGGCTTCGCATCTCAGATGAAGTTGCCGACGCTGTGGCCAAAAATAAGCCTCTTGTGGCGCTGGAATCTACCATTTACACTCACGGGGCTTTATCGAAAGATCTTCCCCTTGAGCATGAAGACCTTGTCCGGAGTCTTGGTGGCATACCTGCAATTATTGCAATTGTGGACGGTGTGCCAACTGTAGGTGTCACGGGACAGGAAATGATCCGAATGGTTGAAAGTGGGAAGGCTTCCAAGGTTTCACGTCGGGATATCTCATATCTGGTCGGCATG GGCGTTGCCGGCACCAGAATGAACGGCGGCACGACTATCTCGGGAACCATGTTATTGGCAAAGCTAGCTGGCATCAGAGTATTTGGCACTGGTGGCCTTGGCGGAGTTCACAGGGGCGGTGAAAATTCCATGGATGTGTCCGCGGATCTCACTGAGCTGGGACGAACTCGTGTTGCTGTCATTAGCAGCGGCTGCAAGGGATTCTTGGATATTCCCCGAACTTTGGAATACCTTGAAACCCAGGGATGTGTTGTTTCCACCTTTGCAGACGGCCGGGAGGGCAAAATCGACTTCCCAGCTTTCTGGGCGAGAGACAGCGGCGTCAAGAGCCCGTCTGTCGTCAATACCGAAAAGGAAGCGGCGGCAATGATTCTGGCCCAAGAGCGCCTTGGAATCGAATCGGGTCTCATGTTTGCTAATCCTATTCCAGAAAGGTTTGCTGTGCCCTCAGATGAGATGCACGCAGCAATCGAGACGGCTGTGTCGGAGGCCAATGAGAAGGGGTTTACCGGAAATGCGAACACGCCATATATTTTACAGAGGCTCAGGGAACTGTGTGGTGATAAAGTTGTTTCCGCGAACAAAAACTTAGCTACAGCAAACATTACCCGAGCCACAAATGTTGCCATCGAGTTGTCTCGTTTGCTGGCTAGCGAGCCTCGGCCAGCAGCAAGTTC TGATAATAGATTTATGCCTCCTTCGAAGCCTGCATCTAATAAAACACAAAATTCAACTAGCAGCAAGTCCGATGTCCTGGTCGCCGGCGGCGTAGCTGTCGATCTAAGCTGTGACTATGCCAGCTCCAAGTCTGGAGACGCTTCACCACAGCAACATACTTCCAATCCTGCCTCCATCACCCAATCCATTGGTGGCGTTGGCCATAATGTAGCCTTGGCTGCCCATTTGGCAAGCAGCCACACCAAAGTAAGCTTCTGTAGCATGGTGGGCGATGATAT AGCCGGCTCGACAGTCCTGTCTTCACTACAACAATCTGGTCTGGATACCAGATATGTTCAAAAGCTAAACAGCGCAGAATACCCTGGCAGCAGAACGGCACAATACGTAGCCGTTAATGACGCAAACCGAAATCtggtcatggccatggccgatATGGACATTTTCACTCAACACTCTTTCCCAGATGAATGGCGTTCAGTCTTGAAAGCAACATCACCGAAGTGGCTTGTTGTTGACGGCAACTGGAGCGCCACGAGCATCAGAGAATGGATACACATTGGAAAAAATCACAATACCAAGGTTGCGTTCGAGCCGGTATCAGTTGCCAAGTCGAAGGGACTCTTCACTCCACAAAGTGGCATACccaaacttgacatctttCCACACGCCAGCGTCGACATGGCGTCCCCCAACACTTATGAACTGGCAGCCATGTACGAAGTAGCCAAAGAAAATGGATATCTCGACTCCCCAGAATGGTTCGAGGTCATCGATGCGTTCGGCATGAGGGGAGCACGAGAGCGATTCGTACGACTTACATCGGCAAAGTTGACGGATGCTGGAGTCCCCGTGCAGTGTGTAAATCTGCTACCATATATACCTACTTTACTTACAAAACTTGGCTCAAATGGCGTCTTGTTGACGACAATCCTCGGCCGCGATGATCCCCGTCTTCGAGACAGAGACGCGGAAGAATACATTTTGGCAAGGGCGCCGCCAAATCATCCTACAGTGGGAGGAATCTACATGCGGCTATTTCCGCCTGCAGAGaaagttgacaacattgtgtCAGTGAATGGTGTTGGAGACACGTTTTTGGGTGTTTTGGTTTCGGGATTAGCGCGGGGTGGCAGTGTGGAAAAGCTGATTGACGTGGCTCAGAAGGGAGCGgtgttgacattgaagagcaCGCAATCAGTAAGCCCGAAATTGGGGGTTTTGGAGGATAAAATCACGAAGGCGATTTCATTCAGATGA
- a CDS encoding oxidoreductase,short chain dehydrogenase (similar to Metarhizium acridum CQMa 102 XP_007810130.1) — MPMHQGFLPREGFCLDVVLKVFRRTAGNPALLLPLVLLARFSKRGQDWAILHPKAARRLRILFYFAVIRRLSAWYSDKMRNNWVDDKYVWSREIVLVTGGAAGIGASMVRFFAEKGITVVVLDVQPMTIKTTSRVHYYQCDLRSPDAVIATADRIRAEVGHPSVLIHNAGVARGKTIMDSEPADVRFTFDVNTLCHYWVTKAFLPNMISRNHGMIATVSSIAAWTALPDMVDYGASKAAALAFHEGLSGELKFRYNAPKVRTITVHPGHTQTALFAGFNQGSSFALPMLHPDSIAEAVVKQVLTGRSGTVVLPETGSMLSWLRALPDWHGIRVRSKAQGSMKNWSGRQVVQDVGALYQRADSQHTEPSESTVLVSEE; from the exons ATGCCGATGCACCAGGGCTTCCTCCCCCGCGAAGGCTTTTGCCTCGATGTCGTCCTCAAAGTTTTCCGTAGAACTGCCGGCAACCCGGCTCTCCTCCTTCCACTGGTTCTCCTGGCAAGGTTCTCCAAGAGAGGACAAGACTGGGCCATCTTGCATCCAAAAGCCGCCCGCCGACTGAGAATTTTATTCTATTTTGCCGTGATTCGGCGACTGAGTGCCTGGTACTCAGATAAGATGCGTAATAATTGGGTCGATGACAAGTATGTCTGGTCAAGGGAGATTGTGCTAGTTACTGGTGGCGCTGCTGGCATTGGAGCAAGCATGGTGCGATTCTTTGCCGAGAAGGGAATTACTGTCGTGGTACTGGATGTCCAGCCCATGACTATCAAGACCA CTTCAAGAGTGCACTACTATCAATGCGATTTACGATCGCCCGATGCCGTGATTGCGACAGCTGACCGAATTCGAGCTGAAGTCGGCCATCCTTCGGTCCTTATTCACAATGCCGGTGTTGCTAGAGGCAAAACTATTATGGACTCTGAGCCAGCAGACGTCCGATTCACATTCGACGTCAACACTTTGTGTCACTACTGGGTCACAAAagccttcttgccaaacatgATTTCGCGAAACCACGGCATGATTGCGACCGTCTCTTCTATTGCCGCATGGACTGCACTTCCCGACATGGTGGACTACGGTGCGTCCAAGGCTGCCGCCCTAGCGTTCCACGAAGGTCTCTCTGGGGAGCTCAAATTCCGCTACAACGCACCCAAGGTACGAACTATCACGGTTCATCCCGGACATACGCAAACTGCATTGTTTGCCGGGTTCAACCAGGGTAGCTCATTTGCACTTCCCATGCTACACCCCGACTCCATTGCCGAGGCTGTGGTGAAGCAGGTCCTTACCGGGCGCAGCGGAACGGTCGTTCTGCCCGAGACTGGCTCCATGCTGTCGTGGCTCCGAGCGCTACCCGACTGGCACGGCATTCGTGTAAGATCCAAGGCTCAGGGGAGCATGAAAAACTGGTCGGGGAGACAGGTGGTGCAGGATGTTGGTGCTCTGTACCAACGTGCAGACAGCCAACACACTGAACCGAGTGAGAGCACTGTACTAGTATCGGAAGAGTAG
- a CDS encoding FAD binding domain-containing protein (similar to Neosartorya fischeri NRRL 181 XP_001261699.1) → MAPGIVSSPQRPAAETPTTEMDVETAVERQMEPVDEDAEDATIADLSQLRSFPEPPSECQVCVVGAGPAGLMMAATLTRYGINVEVVDDRADQTPVGRADGLQPKTIETFRQLRLADPLLQRGVRVYDISFWRSTQDEPLHRLGREIHYPPVIDVLDPYILLVHQGIVESLFIEDLAKRGKSVRRNASFESYENIAKTGQLQINCRTNVTQDKKTYITQYLVGCDGAHSKVRKSIPDVAAIGMSQASIWGVLDGELITDFPDIWSKTLVYSEEHGSILIIPRERNMTRFYIELKTWVTEDRRQLGQQFVMEQARKIMAPFSVDWKYIEWFGRYQVGQRVASRFCDAHTKVFLAGDASHTHSPKAAQGMNTSMHDAWNLSWKMNLALRGLAKPVLLESYEDERRKIALDLVNFDYEHANQIAGGDAVALAKNFKANVRFISGIGAEYSNSPINRAEPDNFALPSGDARPGCLLPPARVTRYIDSNPVDIQLDIPMLGQFRIFLLMWDVQQAAPFLSTFCRSIAESSSFVSQLSAAASKSYAQQARKGSPEDIYIRPERYTAVSHLFTFAVITTMPKAEMEISDLPAMLQDSRWTLYLDNIPEQDTRGSLCTDKWLGSLEPGEVAIVNVRPDGYVGSIGRWDTSNDDSGDRAAEWLDDYYRGFLQVPQQ, encoded by the exons ATGGCCCCAGGGATAGTATCCAGCCCGCAGCGTCCGGCAGCCGAAACTCCAACAACAGAGATGGATGTCGAGACAGCAGTGGAACGACAAATGGAGCCCGTGGACGAGGATGCTGAGGATGCCACCATCGCCGATCTCTCTCAGTTACGAAGCTTTCCCGAACCGCCGTCCGAATGTCAAgtgtgtgttgttggtgctggcccAGCCGGCCTCATGATGGCGGCGACTCTGACAAGATACGGAATCAATGTTGAAGTCGTCGATGATAGAGCCGATCAAACACCTGTAGGAAG GGCAGATGGTTTACAACCCAAGACGATTGAGACGTTCAGACAGCTACGTCTAGCTGACCCTTTGCTGCAACGAGGCGTCCGCGTCTATGATATATCGTTCTGGAGAAGCACACAAGACGAGCCTCTCCACAGATTAGGTCGAGAAATCCACTACCCACCCGTCATTGATGTTTTGGATCCCTACATCTTGCTAGTTCACCAGGGCATCGTAGAGAGTCTCTTCATCGAAGACCTGGCCAAGAGGGGCAAATCCGTCCGCAGAAACGCATCATTTGAGTCGTACGAGAATATTGCCAAGACGGGACAGCTTCAAATAAACTGTCGCACAAATGTCACTCAGGACAAGAAGACCTATATCACGCAATACCTTGTTGGAT GTGATGGAGCGCACTCGAAAGTTCGTAAGAGTATTCCCGACGTAGCAGCCATCGGCATGTCGCAAGCATCCATCTGGGGAGTCTTGGACGGTGAGCTCATCACCGACTTTCCCGATATCTGGTCCAAAACGCTGGTGTACTCAGAGGAGCACGGgtccatcctcatcatccctCGCGAGAGAAACATGACGAGGTTCTACATCGAGCTCAAGACTTGGGTCACAGAGGACCGTCGACAACTGGGTCAGCAATTCGTCATGGAACAGGCGCGAAAGATCATGGCCCCCTTCTCCGTCGACTGGAAGTACATTGAGTGGTTTGGACGATATCAAGTCGGACAGCGTGTAGCTAGTCGCTTCTGCGATGCGCACACCAAGGTCTTTCTCGCCGGTGACGCCAGCCATACGCACTCGCCCAAGGCTGCGCAAGGCATGAACACATCCATGCACGACGCCTGGAACCTCTCCTGGAAAATGAACCTCGCTCTCCGCGGGCTCGCTAAACCCGTCTTACTAGAAAGCTACGAAGACGAAAGACGAAAGATTGCCCTCGACCTCGTTAACTTTGACTACGAACACGCCAACCAAATAGCAGGTGGTGACgctgtggctttggcaaagaaCTTCAAGGCAAACGTCCGATTCATATCAGGAATCGGCGCCGAATACTCCAACAGTCCCATTAACCGCGCCGAGCCCGACAACTTCGCCCTCCCAAGCGGCGACGCCCGTCCCGGATGTCTCCTCCCCCCAGCAAGAGTCACTCGCTACATCGACTCCAACCCCGTAGACATCCAGCTCGACATCCCCATGCTTGGCCAATTCAGaatcttcctcctcatgTGGGACGTCCAGCAAGCGGCCCCATTCCTATCAACATTCTGCCGCTCCATCGCCgaatcctcctccttcgtAAGCCAACTCTCCGCCGCGGCCAGCAAATCCTACGCACAGCAGGCCCGAAAAGGATCCCCCGAAGACATTTACATCCGTCCGGAGCGATATACTGCAGTCAGCCACCTCTTCACCTTTGCCGTAATCA CTACTATGCCCAAGGCGGAAATGGAAATCTCTGACCTCCCTGCCATGCTGCAAGATAGTCGCTGGACATTGTACCTCGACAATATCCCCGAGCAGGATACTCGGGGTTCTTTGTGCACGGATAAGTGGCTCGGTAGCCTGGAACCAGGGGAGGTGGCTATTGTGAATGTGCGTCCGGACGGCTACGTCGGTTCCATTGGCAGATGGGACACGAGCAATGACGACTCAGGGGACAGGGCGGCCGAGTGGCTGGATGATTACTATCGCGGGTTTTTGCAGGTTCCCCAGCAGTAA